DNA from Onthophagus taurus isolate NC chromosome 2, IU_Otau_3.0, whole genome shotgun sequence:
ACCAAATATATGGTTAGCACGGTCGATGACGTCACAAAAAGTGACGTCACGTCGAAAGTTTaatgtgatttttcggtaaattttacacatttccgcactttttctttatttataacgGCTTTATTGAGTGATTTcccgtcgatttttaagccaaattttgaattataccATGGTAtttcttaaacatttttatttaggttattATTTGGTGGAACATGTCCccattatttttatcaattcgtTGAAAGGATAGTTACCGACGAAACCAAATTTggagtgtttaaaaaattgattttagaaCGATTGATTTACACCCCAATTTATCAAGCGTTTATTTTGTACACTTTGGCTCGATTCGAAGGAAAGAATCACGATAGGGCTTTGGGgcaactttttgttttgtatgttCCGACTTTGATGGCTGCTTGGAAGTATTTAACACTGGTTCAAATATTAAACTTTACCGTTGTCCCACCAAtggtaaatataaattaattaattatttgtatataaattaattttttttaaattttagttgagagttttattattaaacgtgGTTGGATTTCTTTATATCGTATACATATCGAGAAAACGTCAACAAGCCAAATCTAAATCGAAAAAATCtgaataagtaataaaaactttttggcCAAAGATAACAAAGCTTCCACTAATCCGTCTTTtaattacaatattaattatcCACTTATTGCGTAAGGTGTGTGTACTGGTATCATAactgaaaagttttttatacaatattttatacGTAAGGGTAAATCTAGAAATTCAGATTTTATACAATCTGTTAAGACTCAAGCACTTCAATGTAGTAATATACAAGTTAATGATATAATATGATAATGGGTACAAGATGAAGAATTGAAACATTCCTTCAAATATCATTTACTTGGAATAAATGTAGTGCCTTAAAACTTtgctgtttttattatttgtaaatgattgttataatatgtatatgtattttttgttataatgggttatttttagaaataaactttaaaataataattttttttcgagatttacatttatttcttgttttgaATCCAACATTTTTACCTTTACTGACATCTACACACTACagcttacatttttttaataagttcgATTCGTTTATcttgtttttcattttaatttgctTTACAATAATACAACCTTAAAGACTAAAAACAGGGAATGATAATTCGACTAGAGATCGTTTCCTTTTTAAGCAGTTTccttatttaaaagttttaaagttaagaAGTCTACTTGTACTTTgcgtttttaaatcaaacgaCGAAAAAAtgagtattttaaaaatatcaagatCATTTAAGATATCgcagatatttttttttcacagtGATTAGACTGATTAGTAACATATAAATTAATTCGAAATTAGAAAcctttaaagattaaatttttataaatacgcTACATTAAGATTATCTACGttgaaaaaataagttataaatagtaataaattaattgataataataaaattgcaCCTAGAAAATAATAAGATCCATCACAGgtatgttttttttcaattcaaacctttataaataatatcgtagttcaaaaataaagtatattGCACCATTTAGTTAATAAGAGactagaaaattaatttattgctaaaaaaaatcatgagtGAAGTATTtaagtaagattttttttagggGGATCGGGGTGATCGCGAAGCTGATCTTGAAGTGCGACTTGGAGATTTACTAAAGCTGCGTTTTCTGATATACCAAGGGCTTCGACTTCCGCTACTCACTGAAGATGGCGAACTCGGAGTTTGTCGA
Protein-coding regions in this window:
- the LOC111426883 gene encoding PXMP2/4 family protein 3 — encoded protein: MVLSKPLFNFTMWYFNNLFNHPVLTKAITSCIVATSGKLVSELIEGKKTINQKGVFAYALFGLLFGGTCPHYFYQFVERIVTDETKFGVFKKLILERLIYTPIYQAFILYTLARFEGKNHDRALGQLFVLYVPTLMAAWKYLTLVQILNFTVVPPMLRVLLLNVVGFLYIVYISRKRQQAKSKSKKSE